In the genome of Arachis stenosperma cultivar V10309 chromosome 2, arast.V10309.gnm1.PFL2, whole genome shotgun sequence, the window CAATCAATCACCACAATCACATTCAAACCTCAATAAATTTGACGATTACAAAAATAAGGATTTATTCAtgtttattcaaattaaatgtttattatatttaaaataattttctaatattGACTACATTTGTTAAGGAGATTTTATACGGgtagataataatattatttaattttttttaattatgttatatagaaatccattaaaatttaaaagtatttataagAAACTACTTTAAAAGTCTTGGTTTCTTATAAAAACATTTTATGTAActttcaaaattattaaaatgaaagaagaataaaatgaGATGGAAGATAAGAACATCCAATTAGGAGAGTGGATGAGATAAAGAGTGGACATATGACGTATACTAAAGAAAGACCTAAAAAGATCATACATGAAATAGTCGAAGAAAATCTGCGTGTCAACATTTTCACTGCATACATGATACATAATAGGGTAGGGTACAAGGGTACAATGACATCGTTTCATCCATGTAGCTGACCCTAcctaatagaaaaaaaaaaaaaaaaaaagactttgTTGTTGATATCATTGTTTGTTGTTGAAGGAAGAATAAAATGAATGACACATTGTCACGTTGTCAACTAGGAAACGAATACATCAAAAGGTTCACAATTGTTGTTACTTGTTACAAGTAGGTTAAATATCAAAAACAAATTACAACATCTGAATATCAACAAAGCAAAAATGGCATTTGAAATTAcctctcattttctttctttcctttccttgtCTCTTCATCCATCATCATGCAGTTCCTCATAGCAAAAGATCATAATGGTTCTTGCCACTGAACAATAGCCTCACAGGTTTCTTGGGAGTCCTGTTTGTAGTACCGTTTTTGAACTCACTTCCATACTCCGCAATGGCAATGAAACCAGATCCCCAACCACTCCCTGTATACTGCAATTAATTTACAAACCAGACAAAAaccatcttttattttttagggTGTTTGCTAAATTTCtagtaataaaagtaaaaatacttaaaaaaaaaaaacctttttgAGAAGCtacaatttacatcttttttttaaaaaaattctttaaaataagatgttttcacataaaaaataaacaaaaaatacttttatattattatacccaaacataattgataaataaaaatatatttttgcaTGAGATATCCAGACAAAATTACTTGTATTTTTCTAAAAGATCTTctaaaaaaaaactcaaaaaatccTTTTTTAGAAAGTCATCCAAATAAACCCTAAATCACCATTTTGGTGCTTGGAAGATTAGTAGTCCCACAAAGATTCATAATTATCTCATGGTATCCGAAAAAAATTGGTTTGCTTGAAAAATACATCCAATGTGAGGATAATGTTGACAGCAAActaatatttatctttcaagagttgaaatagtggtttactcattataataaaaacaaaataattgcTAAATTACTCAGTCTTTAAagttttaccaaatttttaattatatcattACAGTTTAAAACTTTGTAATTAAGGCTTCatattagataaaaaatttcTAGGATATCCTTGCTAACATTATTTATTAAAAGGtatgaaatattttttgaacATTATTTGTGTTTAATGTAGGATGAAGTGTGGAATATTCTAGAAATAAATATTCTGAGATTATTCTGGTTTTTTGAAAGATAACAACCAGTAATACCTAATCAAAAAAAAATCTAGTATAAGGAATTAAGGACccaattacaaacttttaaattGTAAGGAACTAATTGAAAAGTTGATGAAAGTATcaagagtaattaaacctaataTAAACTACAAGAATCATACTAAACTGGCCACAAGGCCACAAATGTACTAAATATCCAAGTACTATCTACATTTGTTCCCCTCCCCCAAAATAAAGGAATTATTACCTATTTATACCAAatcttttcataaaaaaattagcgCAACAACGAAGTAATCACCCATTGTATAGACATGCTTTCCATACACAAGTCATAATATTTGAtaaagcaagtaacagagtCTAGGTTAAATCGAAAAATAATTGCGTCTCCTTGAGCATGTATAATGCATGCCATGCAAGTAGCTCTCCTAAAATTAGTGAAAGGAACATTCCTTCCCAAGTACATTAGATAATATCAACCTAGTAAGAATTGTTGGAAGGCATACCTCATGCTCTGGTATGTAAACAATAATTGGCTGCTTACATAACTTTGCCAGTACCTGCCAGAATATGGCCATTGCTCAGTATCTGATTTTTTGTTCAAGGGATTTGTGGATCAATTAGGAAACGAGGATTAAAACATTGACAAACGAGTAATGACATAATATCCTAAGAACATTTCTAAACATCCACTTAAATACTTAATGAGGTAGAAAGCAGATACTTCCAGTGTCTTGGTAAGTTGTCAAAAGGTATCAATTCTTCTTTCATTTAGAAGTTAGGAGAATCTTTAAGAGGATCTCTTAGGAGGACAATTCAATTCTTCTTGATAGTGTAGGATCAACTCTTGTTTAGAAGGCCCAACGGGAGTTTCTATCAAAAGCTATGactaaataagtaaataatgcCACTTTTTGTATTGATCAAATATCAAAATACCAAGATATGATATTAAATCATTTAACTAGGTAGATTATGATATAATTTACTTATAGTTTCACAAATACAATTTCTTTTACAGAGGTTCCAGTCCCTGATCAAACCCCAAGCTCTATATATGATAGCATTTGATGTGAAATGagtcaattatttaattaatctaATGCTTATCCGTCTATGACAGAATGATGCCAAAACAATGTATTGAATTTCAATATTCTAAGGTCTGTCTAAGAAGAACATATGTAAGCCTTGTATAAACTACAATTATAAATGTATTGTAATCTTAAAATATAGAAGAGCTAGAAAAAGCAAAGCTTACAGTATTTAAGAAATATGCATAAAGAAACACTAACCAGCAGCTCTGACTCTCCTCCCCAAAAATCAGATCGCGCAATTCGTTGGCAGTAACTGCAGAATAGCAGATTTAATCATGCCACTGTATACAAATTACACAATATGCTTCAAAATCTCCGATCTCTTGAGATTTCCAAAACATACCGTGGTAGAGACTCAGCAACTGTGATGGCAATGAGAGCTTCTTTATATAATTTACGCTCTCCATTATTATCACATAGAACTTCTTTCACAGCCCTTCTTAGTTCATCTGTGCTTTCATGGGCAAGGAAAAAGATTCACAAGAAGagcaaaggaaaaaaaaaaaaaagaaggagtcATAAGACATGATGCGAAAGAAAGAACTTGGAAAAAAGTAGTTAAATTTGAAAGCAGAACCAGCCATAATTATTATCACCATGCTTTGTGTTACATAAAGAACATCCTGTAAGtgaaagcaaaaaaaaaaggcaaTATCTTTTCCCATCGGCATGTCTGTTGTCAGTATATCAGCATACCTGCATCTTCTGTCTCCTTGCGTTGGTTAAGAGAGACTCCTTTATTGTAAGCCATTCCTTTGACCTAATTTTGTTGAAAAACCAATATCAAATTAGCCATGTTTAAAGCTCAAATACAGATTGGAAACaacttatataaattaataaaaataaaggttTTTTTCCACAAAGCACAATCAATCATGAATCATCCTCTTGTTTGTGATGTTCCAACCCACCAGGCAAAACTTTTCTTGACCAATGTCTGCAAGGAAGTACCATGCAAAGAACCTCCCAACTCTCAAATCTTAAGGCTAGTTATATCATTCTGCGCTATGCCAGACAGACTAAACTGATAGTTCATAGAGGAATTATTCACTAGAGTCGGTGCTTAAAAATAGCAGCGCAGTGGAAACAACATGGTTAAAATTAAATACAGCAGAAGCTAGAAAGATCATGAAAAAATGGATTACATTCCAGTCAGGTACTTTCAACAGAAAACAAGAGTACATCACCAACAACTCCAAACTTAATTTTAATATGCCCAGGAAATACTATCTAATAACTTTATGAATCTCATCCTCCTCTCAGTTCTTTCAAATATTCCTAATTGCTAGAGCAGGCAGCATTTAGAATCTTGTACTTTTCTCAGGCTGATTTCAAATGGTGGAGGTCATCTACTCAGCACCACATTTGAAAATCCACTAATCCAAATACCATTAACTTTTCAGTTTTCAACAAGAGTTATTTTGTTTCCTATACATTCAAGGATTAGAAGAAAACTCGATTCACAAGGATGGGACTTGACCGAGCTGTTTCAAGTCTAAATACTAGGCAGTTCAGTAAGAATTATGTAACAAATATTATAGCATACGGGTCTTTAAAAAACATTTCAaaggttaaaaataaaaaacttcaAAAATCGAGGAGTAGCAAATCAAATCAGCATGTGAATTCTGCAAATGAGAAACCAGAGAAGTGATTAACGCAAATGGCAAAGAAGACAGTACCAGTGCACGAAACATACACCTTCCATCCCCTGTGACCTTCTGAACCGAAAACTGCTCTAGCTTCTTCATAGCTGGAGACTGTCCACCACTGACATATCCAGGTGACAAGCAAACGAATCGAAATTCAAACCATGAaggaaaatttttcaaaacgTCTCATCCACTTTTGAAAAACATACGAACTCtccaaaatcaaataaaaatggACAAAACAAGTCAAGCACAGTCCACTTATATAGTTCCTCAAAATTTTAGATTCTTCAAACATCTTAGGTTATCTCACCCttctataattaaaaatttgaaatcccACATCAAGCCCCCTAAACACACACAAAATAAGACTAGAATCAttattattttggtttgattgaaaaacaGTATACAAATTCCTAATTTCCTATGTCATTAGGCATATCCACATTCTACGAATAGATTTCTATACAtagatcctttttatcctttatcctttttttttcatctttaaaGCTCAAGAACTTGAACTACTGGTTGGAAAATTCAAGTGCCCATGAGTTTGAGGCAAATAGATGTACATACTTATTttgaacaataaaataaaataaaacaaaaccaTGGAGTGAccagaaagaaagaaagaaaaaaccaCGGAAATGATGTCTTACAGTGATGAGGAAATTCTAGCGAAAAAAAGAGTGCTAGTGCTACAATTTCCGATTCCAAATAAGCTTGTGATGTTACTGAATTTAggagcagcagcagcagcaagtGAAGGAAGTGGCGAAGATACAAGCTCAAATTTTGCTGTACCGTTTCTCAGCTGCTCCAAAATATCCTCTGCAAGAGAGAGAGAACAATTGGAATAACAATAAGAAGAGTTAAAACGAGTGTTCATAGTGCGGTGTAGGATCTGTTTGTTTACTAAGTAAATCGCAGAAACAAAAAGAGAGAATATTAAATATAGAAAGAGAGGGGGACGCGAGGAAGAGGTGTATGGTTACGATTGCAGAGCTTGTTCGCCATGGAATGAGAATTGAAACGCGAGCACTTCAATACTTCAGTGAGGTGAGAGGAGGAGgtgagaggaggaagaggaagaagtatAGAAATTGGGGGGAACGGACTAGAAAGAAGGAACTAGGAAGGCATGATTCCCTTCAAGTTTAAGGGTGGCTAAATCCTCCACAGTGATCCTTTAATTACTTTTTACTATTTTAGCTTCTTAaatctaaatttattatattagtcTCCCAAATCTAACCTCTAATATTATATTAGTCCCAAATCCTTTCTAAAGTTGAATCAACCAACGAAATATTAAACTAACTTTAAAGAATAAGGGAAGAtacttaaacaaaaaaaaaaagttttttttttttgccttcTTTACATAATAATACGAAACGACATCATATAGTCCAGTATCCAAGTTAATAAGTCAGAATCTAGTAGAGTATTTTATTTGTTTACTCGGTGTTAGAAAAAATCTAAAGACTAATATAATGTTTGGAGCTGTACCTTGAGCATCAATATAATGAATTTTAAATCtgatgaattaaaatgggaaaAAACATGAATttcagaaaaaaattttaaaataaaatttttattaagtaCGAAGAAATTCAGAATTTATTTGGATGAACTTTTTTacgaaaatatatttttttgagtggtctttttttctaattttaaaaaataaaaataattttatgtttagatatcttatataaaaatattttaatctaataattatatttaggtacaataatataaaaatattatttatttttttatgttaaaaatatattttttaaaataaaaaaatttgttttaaaaaaatgtaaattataACTTCTAATTATTACAATTTAATCAAACctgttaaattatttaacgacTTTGAGCTATGAATTTTTACCTCTGACAGAAAATGTAacttataacttttaaaaactatttttttatttttctaatgttttaatttttattattaaaattttatcacacacactaaaaatttaaaaaaaaattatcaaaaaatattttttttaacaacttTATCGCACCCAAACTTACCTAAGCTTTAAATTTTGAGAAATGCCAATTTGAAAACTACACaaccaaataaaataataaccaaataaaataataaccaGTAATCATGAAAAGACAAAGTTAACATCATTCATGATTTCcaatttattctttattattcaaggagatttattaaggttattaattaaaatataacaaaaaataaaaggtttaaatttttaatatattcatTTCTTATACATTTATTTAAAAAGCAAAATTTTAACCAAATCCTATTTTTCCAAAATTATTAAACTTGCAATTCAATCAATTTTATTTCATAGATCACAATCATCCTAgtatcataaaatattttatggGCTCAtgattaaagtaaaaaaatccAACACTTTTTGTATTAATATCTAAAATAAGGTGAATTTTATGATGTAAAAATCACTGTCtttttacatatataaaaatactGCGTATGATCTCACTAAATGATAAATGTTTTACTGAAAAACAGAATCAATATTTGTTGCAGGTTTTTTACAATTTACTTTCACGTAATGTGAGtgataattgataagtggatATGTTAATGTAGACCATTTGCATAATTGTGTTAGCATAATTGTGAGCTTCTAATTTTGAccttttttagtttttgaacaAAACAATGAGTTTATCATATAACCCGTTGatgtttttaaataaaataaactattttgtagaaaaaaatataatatagtTACTTAATAGTAAAGTCCGTTTATTGATGAGTCATTAGAGGAGAAGAAAAATCTATTCCTTATTTTATGGTTCTTATATTATTCTGTGAATAATTAATGagtctaaatatttttttttttcaatttttccgTAATAATGATTATTTAAATTTCACAATTCGACTGGTTTATGCtgtcatatttttttaatagcaCTAATAGTTATGAAAAAAGAATGGGTAGCAAATAAAGTCATGAGGAATAGCATCTCACCTAAAGCTTTAAATATGGATAGAAAATCTTATGCTCTATTTGCACGTAGACTAAGTTCCACAATACATGTCACATGGTATAATAAGAAGCATTCACATGCATGTACTATGGTATTTATATgtgtttctttatttttaattattgattttaattataaatatattgtaattaaaataaaaaaattattaaaattaattttatgattgagattaataattaaaaatacaaaaatatttcatgttatgatatatgtaatatattttcataatatattattttcacATGTACCAATTTTATTAACGTGACACAATgacatttaataataataataataagttgaATAAATTTCAACTATTGATTGAGCATATATAAGAAAGG includes:
- the LOC130958972 gene encoding OVARIAN TUMOR DOMAIN-containing deubiquitinating enzyme 3 isoform X1, producing MANKLCNQDILEQLRNGTAKFELVSSPLPSLAAAAAPKFSNITSLFGIGNCSTSTLFFARISSSLGGQSPAMKKLEQFSVQKVTGDGRCMFRALVKGMAYNKGVSLNQRKETEDADELRRAVKEVLCDNNGERKLYKEALIAITVAESLPRYCQRIARSDFWGGESELLVLAKLCKQPIIVYIPEHEYTGSGWGSGFIAIAEYGSEFKNGTTNRTPKKPVRLLFSGKNHYDLLL
- the LOC130958972 gene encoding OVARIAN TUMOR DOMAIN-containing deubiquitinating enzyme 3 isoform X2, producing MANKLCNQDILEQLRNGTAKFELVSSPLPSLAAAAAPKFSNITSLFGIGNCSTSTLFFARISSSLGGQSPAMKKLEQFSVQKVTGDGRCMFRALVKGMAYNKGVSLNQRKETEDADELRRAVKEVLCDNNGERKLYKEALIAITVAESLPRYCQRIARSDFWGGESELLVLAKLCKQPIIVYIPEHEGVVGDLVSLPLRSMEVSSKTVLQTGLPRNL